The Macaca nemestrina isolate mMacNem1 chromosome 12, mMacNem.hap1, whole genome shotgun sequence genome contains a region encoding:
- the LOC105476308 gene encoding putative olfactory receptor 10D4, producing the protein MRNHTMVTEFILLGIPETEGLETALLFLFSSFYFCTLLGNVLILTAIVASTRLHTPMYFFLGNLSIFDLGFFSSTTVPKMLLCLSGNSRAISYAGCVSQLFFYHFLGCTECFLYTVMACDRFVAVCFPLRYMVIMNHKVCFMLATGTWMSGCVHATILTSLTFQLPYCGSDKVGYYFCDIPAVLPLACKDTSLAQRVGFTNVGLLALICFFLILVSYTCIGISISKIRSAGGRQRAFSTCSAHLTAILCAYGPVIVNYLQPNPSALLGAIIQILNNLVTPMLNPLIYSLRNKDVKSALRNAFPKKSFALGNK; encoded by the coding sequence ATGAGAAATCACACAATGGTGACTGAATTCATCCTTCTGGGAATCCCTGAGACAGAGGGCCTAGAGACAGCCCTTTTATTCCTGTTCTCCTCATTTTATTTCTGCACCCTCTTGGGAAATGTGCTTATCCTTACAGCTATCGTCGCCTCCACTCGGCTTCACACtcctatgtattttttcttgGGAAACCTCTCCATCTTTGACCTGGGTTTCTTCTCTTCGACAACTGTTCCCAAGATGCTGCTCTGCCTTTCGGGGAACAGCCGTGCTATCTCATATGCGGGCTGCGTGTCCCAGCTTTTCTTCTACCATTTCCTAGGCTGTACCGAGTGTTTCCTCTACACAGTGATGGCCTGTGACCGCTTTGTTGCCGTATGTTTTCCTTTGAGATACATGGTCATTATGAACCACAAGGTGTGCTTTATGTTGGCCACAGGGACCTGGATGAGTGGCTGTGTCCATGCCACAATCCTAACCTCCCTCACCTTCCAGTTACCTTACTGTGGTTCTGACAAGGTGGGCTATTACTTCTGTGATATTCCTGCAGTGTTACCGCTAGCCTGTAAGGACACATCCTTAGCCCAGAGGGTAGGTTTTACAAATGTTGGTCTTTTGGCTCTCATATGCTTTTTTCTCATCCTTGTTTCCTACACTTGCATTGGGATTTCCATATCAAAAATCCGCTCAGCAGGGGGCAGGCAACGAGCCTTCTCCACCTGCAGCGCCCACCTCACTGCAATCCTTTGTGCTTATGGGCCAGTCATCGTTAACTATCTACAACCCAATCCCAGTGCCTTGCTTGGTGCCATAATTCAGATATTGAATAATCTGGTAACCCCAATGTTGAATCCACTAATCTATAGCCTTAGGAATAAGGATGTAAAATCAGCCCTGAGGAATGCATTTCCCAAGAAAAGCTTTGCTCTGGGAAATAAATGA
- the LOC105476487 gene encoding olfactory receptor 10N1-like, producing the protein MKNHTLLNEFILRGIPQTEGLEAVLCAVFSFIYLFNLLGNLLILVAIVSSSTLHMPMYFFLGLLSIFDVLFPSVTCPKMLLYLSGQSPVISYKGCASQLYFYHLLGSAEGCLYSVMSCDRFVAICHPLRYMLIMKPGVCVSLVVVAGLVGCLHATILTSFTFQLSYCGPNQVDYFFCDIPAVLPLACTDSALAQRVGSINVGFLALTLLVSICVCYTRTGITILRIRSAEGRQKAFSTCSAHLIAILCAYGPVIIIYLKSTPNPLLGAMVQILNNIVSPMLNSLIYSLRNKEVKRSLKRVF; encoded by the coding sequence ATGAAGAATCACACATTGCTGAATGAGTTCATTCTACGGGGAATACCTCAGACAGAGGGACTGGAGGCTGTACTCTGTGCTGTCTTCTCATTCATCTACCTCTTCAACCTACTTGGAAACTTACTCATCCTTGTAGCAATTGTTTCTTCCTCTACCCTTCACATGCCTATGTATTTCTTCTTGGGACTCCTGTCTATATTTGACGTATTGTTCCCATCTGTAACATGTCCCAAGATGCTATTGTATCTCTCTGGCCAGAGCCCAGTCATTTCTTACAAGGGATGTGCTTCACAGCTCTACTTCTATCACTTATTGGGTTCTGCTGAAGGCTGCCTCTATTCTGTAATGTCCTGTGATCGCTTTGTTGCCATATGTCACCCACTGAGGTATATGCTCATCATGAAGCCTGGAGTCTGTGTCAGCCTGGTCGTGGTAGCCGGGTTGGTGGGTTGTCTTCACGCCACCATTCTGACCTCCTTTACCTTTCAGTTGTCCTACTGTGGCCCCAATCAGGTGGACTACTTCTTCTGTGACATTCCTGCTGTTTTACCCCTGGCTTGCACTGACAGTGCCCTGGCCCAGAGGGTGGGTTCCATAAATGTTGGCTTTCTGGCTTTAACACTTTTGGTCAGTATCTGTGTCTGCTACACTCGCACTGGGATTACCATATTGAGAATCCGTTCAGCAGAGGGCAGGCAGAAAGCCTTCTCCACCTGCAGTGCTCACCTCATTGCAATCCTCTGTGCCTATGGACCTGTAATCATCATCTATCTGAAGTCCACACCCAACCCCTTGCTTGGTGCCATGGtgcaaatattaaataatattgtcTCACCCATGCTGAACTCGTTAATCTATTCCTTAAGGAACAAGGAAGTGAAAAGGTCCCTGAAAAGAGTATTCTGA